In the Pseudonocardia cypriaca genome, one interval contains:
- a CDS encoding helix-turn-helix domain-containing protein, with protein MTDAERAGDEDWNSVAEAIRNRMAETRMTQMDVASRARLSLTTIRELQHNLNPRRRRPQTLAAVSEALGWPAGYLHQVLRGDRPEPHDDEVRDPVLQALDGLSREIRELRDRVEQIERQLAAEGAKP; from the coding sequence GTGACCGACGCGGAACGTGCGGGCGACGAGGACTGGAACTCGGTCGCAGAGGCGATCCGGAACCGCATGGCCGAGACCCGCATGACGCAGATGGACGTCGCGTCCCGCGCGCGGTTGTCGCTGACGACGATCCGGGAGCTGCAGCACAACCTCAACCCGCGCCGCCGCCGACCCCAGACGCTCGCCGCGGTGTCGGAGGCGCTGGGGTGGCCCGCCGGCTACCTCCACCAGGTGCTGCGTGGTGACCGGCCGGAGCCGCACGACGACGAGGTCAGGGATCCGGTGTTGCAGGCCCTGGACGGTCTGAGCCGGGAGATCCGGGAGCTGCGGGATCGCGTCGAGCAGATCGAGCGTCAGCTAGCTGCCGAAGGCGCGAAGCCCTGA
- a CDS encoding TIGR03617 family F420-dependent LLM class oxidoreductase codes for MKVDAMLRGAGIAELAAEAREREAAGIDGLWSYEGPHDPFLPLMPVAEHTSRVAVGTAIAVAFARNPMSTAYVANDLQVHSEGRFLLGLGSQVKPHIERRFAMPWSHPARRMREYVQALQAIWAAWNTGERLAFRGEFYSHTLMTPFFSPAPNPYGPPPVYLAAVGDQMTRVAGEVCDGLLPHPFTTERYLREHTLPVLAEGLAASGRSRAGFAISHSGFVVSGATEEQMAAAARGVREQIAFYGSTPAYRPVLDMHGWGELGVELNRLSRSTDADRWQRMGELIDDEVLGAFAVVAEPDRLGAAILARFGGLVDRFTFYAPFEHDAALFAPATEAMQRA; via the coding sequence ATGAAGGTCGATGCGATGCTGCGGGGCGCTGGGATCGCCGAGCTGGCCGCGGAGGCGCGGGAGCGGGAGGCCGCCGGGATCGACGGCCTGTGGAGCTACGAGGGCCCCCACGACCCGTTCCTGCCGCTGATGCCGGTGGCCGAGCACACCTCCCGGGTGGCGGTGGGCACGGCCATCGCCGTGGCGTTCGCGCGCAACCCGATGAGCACGGCCTACGTCGCGAACGACCTGCAGGTCCACTCGGAGGGCCGGTTCCTGCTCGGCCTGGGCAGCCAGGTCAAGCCGCACATCGAACGCCGCTTCGCGATGCCGTGGAGCCACCCGGCCCGCCGGATGCGCGAGTACGTGCAGGCGCTGCAGGCGATCTGGGCGGCGTGGAACACCGGCGAGCGGCTCGCGTTCCGCGGCGAGTTCTACTCCCACACGTTGATGACACCGTTCTTCTCCCCCGCACCCAACCCGTATGGACCGCCCCCGGTGTACCTGGCCGCCGTCGGCGACCAGATGACGCGCGTGGCGGGCGAGGTGTGCGACGGCCTGCTCCCCCACCCCTTCACCACCGAGCGCTACCTGCGGGAGCACACCCTCCCGGTGCTGGCGGAGGGGCTCGCGGCGAGCGGGCGCAGCCGGGCCGGGTTCGCGATCTCCCATTCCGGGTTCGTCGTCTCCGGGGCCACGGAGGAGCAGATGGCGGCGGCCGCCCGCGGGGTGCGCGAGCAGATCGCCTTCTACGGCAGCACACCCGCGTACCGCCCGGTCCTCGACATGCACGGGTGGGGCGAGCTGGGCGTCGAGCTCAACCGGCTATCCCGCAGCACCGACGCCGACCGCTGGCAGCGCATGGGCGAGCTGATCGACGACGAGGTGCTGGGCGCGTTCGCGGTGGTGGCGGAACCGGACCGGCTGGGCGCCGCGATCCTCGCCCGCTTCGGCGGCCTCGTCGACCGGTTCACCTTCTACGCCCCGTTCGAGCACGACGCCGCCCTCTTCGCGCCCGCCACGGAGGCGATGCAGCGGGCGTGA
- a CDS encoding STAS domain-containing protein, whose amino-acid sequence MAEVNGRPGDGYVAVRVTGDVDTGTRAELTDALERALAVGAPSVLVDLTGVAFFAAAGVHCVERAVGALEARGGAAHVVCPRPGAAWRVVSLLGLQRQWLVHQDLETAVAGCMAGQ is encoded by the coding sequence GTGGCTGAGGTCAACGGTCGCCCGGGCGACGGGTACGTCGCCGTGCGGGTGACCGGTGACGTCGACACGGGCACCCGCGCCGAGCTGACGGACGCGCTGGAGCGCGCCCTCGCGGTCGGCGCGCCGTCCGTCCTCGTCGATCTCACCGGCGTGGCGTTCTTCGCCGCGGCCGGCGTGCACTGCGTCGAGCGCGCGGTGGGTGCGCTCGAAGCCCGCGGTGGTGCGGCCCACGTCGTCTGCCCGCGTCCCGGGGCCGCGTGGCGGGTGGTGTCGCTGCTCGGGCTGCAACGGCAGTGGCTGGTGCACCAGGACCTCGAGACCGCCGTCGCGGGGTGCATGGCAGGTCAGTGA
- a CDS encoding helix-turn-helix domain-containing protein, translated as MRELREQAGFTLEAAAPLLDTSMSRLSRIENGQQKADVHLVKSMLDLFDVGGVQWTELLELAREAAKPAWYRAYGLGDNSYVGFETEATQVQEYASGFVPGLLQVAEYSRVLYEASPLPRSAEDRERDLAVRMIRQERLQSDDDPLQLVAIIDAAVLRNPVGGRAVHRAQLAHLKTASEWPLVSLQVLPSGQGVHPALASGFLVLSFSHLGEPDMAYVEHALGATNLWKEPDVTLARLKFDRLRTLALAPGESRDMICRLAGEL; from the coding sequence TTGCGGGAGCTGCGGGAACAGGCCGGGTTCACGCTGGAGGCGGCCGCGCCGCTGCTGGACACCTCGATGAGCAGGCTCAGCCGCATCGAGAACGGGCAGCAGAAGGCCGACGTGCACCTGGTCAAGAGCATGCTCGACCTGTTCGACGTCGGTGGGGTGCAGTGGACCGAGCTGCTCGAGCTGGCGCGGGAGGCGGCGAAACCGGCGTGGTACCGGGCGTACGGGCTGGGCGACAACTCCTACGTCGGCTTCGAGACCGAGGCCACCCAGGTGCAGGAATATGCATCGGGCTTCGTGCCAGGGCTGTTGCAGGTGGCCGAATACAGCCGTGTGCTGTACGAGGCTTCGCCGCTGCCGCGGTCCGCCGAGGACCGGGAGCGTGATCTGGCGGTCCGCATGATCCGGCAGGAGCGGCTGCAGTCGGACGACGATCCTCTCCAACTCGTGGCGATCATCGACGCGGCCGTACTGCGAAACCCGGTCGGAGGCCGCGCGGTGCACCGAGCGCAGCTCGCGCATCTGAAGACGGCAAGTGAGTGGCCACTGGTGAGCCTGCAGGTGTTGCCCTCCGGGCAGGGAGTTCACCCGGCACTCGCGTCCGGCTTTCTCGTGCTGAGCTTCAGCCATCTCGGCGAGCCGGACATGGCGTACGTCGAACACGCGCTCGGTGCCACGAACCTGTGGAAAGAACCCGATGTCACGCTGGCTAGACTGAAGTTTGACCGGCTGCGCACCCTTGCGCTGGCCCCTGGCGAGTCCCGGGACATGATCTGCCGGCTCGCCGGTGAGTTGTAA
- a CDS encoding DUF397 domain-containing protein, whose protein sequence is MDLDRLDWRTSSFSGENGASCVEVAPTSTGVAVRDTKDRARPPHLHSAGAWRTFITAVRNGEFDRP, encoded by the coding sequence GTGGATCTGGATCGCCTCGACTGGCGCACGAGCAGCTTCAGCGGTGAGAACGGCGCGAGCTGCGTCGAGGTCGCCCCGACCTCCACCGGCGTGGCCGTCCGCGACACCAAGGATCGTGCGCGCCCCCCGCACCTGCACTCCGCCGGTGCTTGGCGGACCTTCATCACAGCCGTCCGGAACGGGGAGTTCGACCGCCCATGA
- a CDS encoding DUF397 domain-containing protein, which produces MTSRVPEDVVWMRSSTSTSDDAVEIARLPDGGAALRRADDPDCEPHVYTAAEWDAFVKGVDAGEFDLPE; this is translated from the coding sequence ATGACTTCGCGCGTGCCCGAGGACGTCGTCTGGATGCGCAGCAGCACCAGCACCAGCGACGATGCCGTCGAGATCGCCCGGCTGCCCGACGGGGGTGCCGCGCTGCGCCGGGCCGACGACCCGGACTGCGAGCCGCACGTGTACACGGCCGCCGAGTGGGATGCGTTCGTGAAGGGTGTGGACGCGGGCGAGTTCGACCTGCCCGAGTAG
- a CDS encoding glycosyltransferase 87 family protein has product MRALAGVAALVVAAQALVFALWPDAHALLIDLQVYRAGGEHVLAGAPLYRGGVLLDLPFVYPPFAAVLFAPLALLPLGLLKVLWTGAGIALLGYVVHRSVPRAGWPVVALLAVLATALDPVRTTLYLGQINIVLLALVAGDLLGRPGSRLRGVGVGLAAAVKLTPLLFVVYLVATGRWRAAGTAIGTFVAAAGLGFLFAPADSVAFWFDGTFLAADRISAVDGPSNHSLNGLLARLGAAGLPWLALAAALGVLTIVLAVRAHRAGEEVLALTLCGLASAALAPFAWSHHYVWVVPLAVLLGARAVAGDRRAAAGLVGVLAATVAVVTALPGPVVGPIPATGLISFWPDAYLLLFLALLAATAARAVRPRSREHAVILAGG; this is encoded by the coding sequence GTGCGTGCACTCGCGGGGGTCGCCGCGCTGGTGGTGGCCGCGCAGGCCCTGGTGTTCGCGCTGTGGCCCGACGCGCACGCGCTGCTGATCGACCTGCAGGTCTACCGCGCAGGCGGCGAGCACGTGCTCGCAGGCGCCCCGCTCTACCGGGGTGGCGTGCTGCTGGACCTGCCGTTCGTCTACCCGCCGTTCGCCGCCGTCCTGTTCGCGCCGCTCGCGCTGCTGCCGCTCGGCCTGCTCAAGGTGCTGTGGACCGGCGCGGGGATCGCGCTGCTCGGGTACGTGGTGCACCGGTCCGTGCCCCGCGCGGGCTGGCCGGTGGTCGCGCTGCTCGCGGTGCTCGCGACGGCGCTCGACCCGGTCCGCACCACGCTCTACCTCGGCCAGATCAACATCGTGCTGCTCGCCCTCGTGGCCGGCGACCTGCTCGGCAGACCGGGGAGCCGGCTGCGGGGCGTGGGCGTCGGCCTGGCCGCGGCCGTGAAGCTGACGCCGCTGCTGTTCGTCGTGTACCTGGTGGCCACCGGGCGGTGGCGGGCGGCGGGCACGGCCATCGGGACGTTCGTGGCGGCGGCCGGGCTGGGGTTCCTGTTCGCGCCCGCCGACTCGGTCGCGTTCTGGTTCGACGGCACGTTCCTGGCGGCCGACCGGATCTCCGCCGTCGACGGCCCCAGCAACCACTCCCTGAACGGCCTGCTCGCCCGCCTCGGCGCGGCGGGCCTGCCCTGGCTGGCACTCGCCGCCGCGCTCGGGGTCCTGACGATCGTGCTCGCGGTGCGGGCCCACCGCGCGGGGGAGGAGGTGCTCGCGCTGACGCTGTGCGGGCTCGCCTCGGCCGCGCTGGCGCCGTTCGCGTGGTCGCACCACTACGTGTGGGTCGTGCCCCTCGCGGTGCTGCTCGGCGCCCGCGCCGTGGCGGGGGATCGGCGGGCGGCCGCGGGGCTGGTGGGGGTGCTCGCGGCGACGGTCGCGGTGGTGACGGCGCTGCCCGGCCCGGTGGTCGGCCCCATCCCGGCCACCGGCCTGATCTCCTTCTGGCCGGACGCCTACCTGCTGCTCTTCCTCGCGCTGCTGGCCGCCACGGCGGCCCGGGCCGTTCGACCCCGCTCGCGCGAGCACGCGGTCATACTCGCCGGCGGCTGA
- a CDS encoding cytochrome b has protein sequence MSALTTPTGSGANAKVVSALDELDQRYHPAAGMRKQFNKVFPTHWSFMLGEVALYSFIVLLLSGTYLAIFFDPSMEEVTYDGVFENLRGIHMSRAFESSLQISFDVRGGLFIRQVHHWAALLFMAAMVVHMFRTFFTGAFRKPREANWVIGVLLLFLGFFAGFTGYSLPDDLLSGTGLRIASGFTLAVPVVGTWTHWALFGGEFPGTEIIPRIYIAHVLLIPGILLALIAVHVGLVWYQKHTQFPGPGRTEGNVVGVRILPAFAAKGGAFFAVTVGVLGLMGGLFQINPIWNFGPYNPAHISAGSQPDWYVLFTEGMLRIFPPWDIYLGDYNVPPAFWASPAFLPMLYVIAGAYPWIEKRFTKDNALHNLLQRPRDVPVRTSLGVMGISFYTVLVLSGSNDLIAYFFDVSLNATTWAGRIGVLVVPPIAYWVTYRICLGLQRSDRAVLEHGIETGIIKRLPHGEFIEVHQPLGGVDAHGHAIPLEYQGAPVPKRMNQLGMGGSPVAGSLLTPDPAEETLALERARHEEAEAEAAARNGHRPGDDERESRSVEREALGQQ, from the coding sequence GTGAGCGCCCTCACCACGCCGACAGGCTCGGGTGCCAACGCCAAGGTGGTCAGCGCCCTCGACGAGCTCGACCAGCGCTACCACCCGGCAGCGGGCATGCGGAAGCAGTTCAACAAGGTCTTCCCGACCCACTGGTCGTTCATGCTCGGTGAGGTCGCGCTCTACAGCTTCATCGTGCTGCTGCTGTCGGGCACCTACCTCGCGATCTTCTTCGACCCCTCCATGGAGGAGGTCACGTACGACGGCGTGTTCGAGAACCTGCGCGGCATCCACATGTCGCGGGCGTTCGAGAGCTCGCTGCAGATCTCCTTCGACGTCCGCGGCGGCCTGTTCATCCGGCAGGTGCACCACTGGGCGGCGCTGCTGTTCATGGCCGCGATGGTCGTGCACATGTTCCGCACCTTCTTCACCGGCGCCTTCCGCAAGCCGCGCGAGGCCAACTGGGTGATCGGCGTGCTGCTGCTGTTCCTCGGCTTCTTCGCCGGGTTCACCGGCTACTCGCTGCCCGACGACCTGCTGTCCGGCACCGGGCTGCGGATCGCCTCCGGCTTCACCCTCGCCGTGCCGGTGGTCGGCACCTGGACCCACTGGGCGCTGTTCGGCGGCGAGTTCCCCGGCACCGAGATCATCCCGCGCATCTACATCGCGCACGTGCTGCTCATCCCGGGCATCCTGCTCGCGCTGATCGCGGTGCACGTCGGGCTGGTCTGGTACCAGAAGCACACCCAGTTCCCCGGTCCGGGCCGCACGGAGGGCAACGTCGTCGGCGTCCGCATCCTCCCGGCGTTCGCGGCCAAGGGCGGCGCGTTCTTCGCGGTCACGGTGGGCGTGCTCGGGCTCATGGGCGGCCTCTTCCAGATCAACCCGATCTGGAACTTCGGGCCCTACAACCCGGCCCACATCTCGGCCGGTTCCCAGCCCGACTGGTACGTGCTGTTCACCGAGGGCATGCTGCGGATCTTCCCGCCGTGGGACATCTACCTCGGCGACTACAACGTCCCTCCGGCGTTCTGGGCGAGCCCGGCGTTCCTCCCGATGCTCTACGTCATCGCGGGCGCCTACCCCTGGATCGAGAAGCGGTTCACGAAGGACAACGCCCTGCACAACCTGCTGCAGCGCCCGCGGGACGTGCCGGTGCGCACGTCGCTGGGCGTCATGGGCATCTCCTTCTACACGGTGCTGGTCCTGTCGGGCAGCAACGACTTGATCGCCTACTTCTTCGACGTCTCGCTCAACGCCACCACCTGGGCGGGCCGCATCGGGGTGCTGGTGGTCCCGCCGATCGCGTACTGGGTGACCTACCGGATCTGCCTCGGGCTGCAGCGCTCCGACCGGGCGGTGCTCGAGCACGGCATCGAGACCGGCATCATCAAGCGGCTGCCGCACGGTGAGTTCATCGAGGTGCACCAGCCGCTGGGCGGTGTCGACGCACACGGCCACGCGATCCCGCTGGAGTACCAGGGCGCCCCGGTGCCCAAGCGGATGAACCAGCTCGGCATGGGTGGCTCGCCGGTCGCCGGCTCGCTGCTCACGCCGGACCCGGCCGAGGAGACCTTGGCCCTCGAGCGGGCCCGGCACGAGGAGGCCGAGGCCGAGGCCGCCGCCCGCAACGGGCACCGGCCCGGCGACGACGAGCGGGAGTCCCGCTCCGTCGAGCGCGAGGCGCTCGGCCAGCAGTAG
- a CDS encoding ubiquinol-cytochrome c reductase iron-sulfur subunit, whose protein sequence is MTTSHQHPPALGTENPQPPVPTASEVEDMSVEERARLAGILDDVDVVHNQRKWPIPGTRAEKRAERAVALWFVISAVSGLAFLAAFLFWPYEYVAPGEPGYTLYTLYTPIVGFTFGLAVLALGIGVIAYIKKFFPDEVSVQQRHDGASDDVARLTVTAQLVKAGQDTSIARRKLIIRAAGGAAGVLGLGLGIAAVAPLVRNPWKGGDNAALWVTGWKPVNGETVYLRRDTGDPHEVSLVRPEDQAPGSMETVFPFREADREDEEALIAGLRGSDTPVMLIRLRPDQQVVQRAGHENFHYGDYYAYSKICTHLGCPTSLYESQTNRILCPCHQTQFLATEYARPVFGPGTRPLPQLPITVNDEGYLVATGDFAEPVGPAFWERRYNP, encoded by the coding sequence ATGACCACCTCGCACCAGCACCCACCTGCGCTCGGCACCGAGAACCCGCAGCCGCCGGTGCCGACGGCGTCCGAGGTCGAGGACATGTCCGTCGAGGAGCGCGCGCGGCTCGCCGGGATCCTGGACGACGTCGACGTCGTCCACAACCAGCGGAAGTGGCCGATCCCCGGCACGCGTGCCGAGAAGCGCGCCGAGCGGGCCGTCGCCCTGTGGTTCGTGATCTCCGCGGTGTCCGGCCTCGCGTTCCTCGCCGCGTTCCTGTTCTGGCCGTACGAGTACGTGGCGCCGGGCGAACCCGGCTACACGCTCTACACGCTCTACACCCCGATCGTCGGTTTCACGTTCGGGCTCGCGGTGCTCGCCCTCGGGATCGGCGTCATCGCCTACATCAAGAAGTTCTTCCCCGACGAGGTGTCGGTCCAGCAGCGTCACGACGGCGCATCCGACGACGTCGCCCGGCTCACCGTCACCGCGCAGCTGGTCAAGGCGGGTCAGGACACCAGCATCGCTCGGCGCAAGCTGATCATCCGGGCCGCCGGTGGCGCCGCGGGCGTGCTCGGCCTCGGGCTGGGCATCGCGGCCGTCGCGCCGCTGGTGCGCAACCCGTGGAAGGGCGGCGACAACGCCGCGCTGTGGGTCACCGGGTGGAAGCCGGTCAACGGCGAGACCGTCTACCTGCGCCGTGACACCGGCGACCCGCACGAGGTCTCGCTGGTCCGCCCCGAGGACCAGGCGCCCGGCTCCATGGAGACGGTGTTCCCGTTCCGCGAGGCCGACCGCGAGGACGAGGAGGCGCTGATCGCCGGGCTCCGCGGCTCGGACACCCCGGTCATGCTGATCCGCCTGCGGCCCGACCAGCAGGTCGTGCAGCGGGCCGGCCACGAGAACTTCCACTACGGCGACTACTACGCCTACTCCAAGATCTGCACCCACCTGGGCTGCCCGACCTCGCTGTACGAGTCGCAGACCAACCGGATCCTCTGCCCGTGCCACCAGACGCAGTTCCTGGCCACGGAATACGCGAGGCCGGTCTTCGGTCCGGGAACCAGGCCGCTCCCCCAGCTTCCGATTACAGTCAACGACGAGGGATACCTCGTCGCCACCGGCGACTTCGCCGAGCCCGTCGGCCCGGCCTTCTGGGAGCGGAGGTACAACCCGTGA
- a CDS encoding c-type cytochrome translates to MTTTPPSRKPRGPRSRFRRRVAGALALGIGLLTAGGLYAAFAPQPQVATAQEGDAALIAQGEQLYNNSCVTCHGSNLQGVEDRGPSLIGVGDAAVYFQVSTGRMPLARQEAQAQRKPPVAQFDPNSPEGQHNLDALGAFVQANGGGPTRPNVEGLALRGDDPARGGELFRLNCASCHNFTGRGGALSSGKYAPTLDPATEMDIYTAMLTGPQNMPKFSDRQLAPEEKEDIIAYVTSVTNGNNNPGGNPLGGIGPVSEGLIAFIVGIAAMVGVAMWLGAKS, encoded by the coding sequence ATGACCACCACACCCCCTTCGAGGAAGCCCCGTGGGCCGCGCAGCCGGTTCCGCCGCCGCGTGGCGGGCGCGCTTGCGCTGGGGATCGGCCTGCTCACCGCGGGTGGCCTGTACGCCGCCTTCGCGCCTCAGCCGCAGGTGGCCACGGCGCAGGAAGGCGACGCCGCGCTGATCGCGCAGGGCGAGCAGCTGTACAACAACTCCTGCGTCACCTGCCACGGCTCCAACCTGCAGGGCGTGGAGGACCGCGGGCCGAGCCTCATCGGCGTCGGTGACGCGGCCGTCTACTTCCAGGTCTCGACCGGGCGCATGCCGCTGGCCCGCCAGGAGGCCCAGGCGCAGCGCAAGCCGCCGGTCGCCCAGTTCGACCCGAACAGCCCCGAGGGCCAGCACAACCTCGACGCGCTCGGCGCGTTCGTGCAGGCCAACGGCGGCGGGCCCACGCGGCCGAACGTCGAGGGCCTCGCCCTGCGCGGCGACGACCCGGCGCGGGGCGGGGAGCTGTTCCGCCTCAACTGCGCCTCCTGCCACAACTTCACCGGACGCGGTGGGGCCCTGTCCTCGGGGAAGTACGCGCCGACGCTCGACCCGGCCACCGAGATGGACATCTACACGGCGATGCTCACGGGCCCGCAGAACATGCCCAAGTTCTCCGACCGGCAGCTCGCGCCGGAGGAGAAGGAGGACATCATCGCCTACGTCACGTCGGTGACGAACGGGAACAACAACCCGGGCGGCAACCCGCTGGGCGGGATCGGGCCGGTCTCCGAGGGCCTGATCGCCTTCATCGTCGGCATCGCCGCAATGGTCGGCGTCGCAATGTGGCTGGGGGCCAAGTCATGA
- a CDS encoding cytochrome c oxidase subunit 3 has product MVHTAPVTTAAPTISARIHSLNRPNLVSVGTIVWLSSELMFFAGLFAIYFTARAQNPPDLPWPPHTHLDVPYALVVTIVLVASSFTCQFGVFAAERGDVYGLRRWYLLTLLMGTFFVLGQANEYRTLVEEGTTLSSDAYGTVFYLATGFHGLHVTGGLVAFVYLLIRTKLSKFTPQQATAAIVVSYYWHFVDVVWIGLFTVIYFIR; this is encoded by the coding sequence ATGGTTCATACTGCCCCGGTGACGACTGCGGCTCCCACCATCAGCGCGCGCATCCACTCGCTGAACCGCCCGAACCTGGTCAGCGTCGGCACCATCGTCTGGCTGTCCAGCGAGCTGATGTTCTTCGCCGGGCTGTTCGCGATCTACTTCACCGCCCGCGCGCAGAACCCGCCGGACCTGCCGTGGCCGCCCCACACGCACCTCGACGTCCCCTACGCGCTCGTGGTGACGATCGTTCTCGTCGCGTCGTCGTTCACCTGCCAGTTCGGGGTGTTCGCGGCGGAGCGCGGTGACGTGTACGGGCTGCGCCGCTGGTACCTGCTGACCTTGCTCATGGGCACGTTCTTCGTGCTCGGGCAGGCCAACGAGTACCGGACGCTGGTCGAGGAGGGCACGACGCTGTCCTCCGACGCGTACGGCACCGTCTTCTACCTGGCCACCGGCTTCCACGGCCTGCACGTCACCGGTGGGCTCGTCGCGTTCGTCTACCTGCTGATCCGCACCAAGCTCAGCAAGTTCACGCCGCAGCAGGCCACCGCCGCGATCGTCGTGTCCTACTACTGGCACTTCGTGGACGTCGTGTGGATCGGCCTGTTCACCGTCATCTACTTCATCCGCTGA